One Serpentinicella alkaliphila DNA segment encodes these proteins:
- a CDS encoding adenine phosphoribosyltransferase, which translates to MDLRSKIREIQDFPQEGINYKDITTLLKDKEAFKYSIDKLSEQLKDLNVDIVVGPESRGFIFGCPVAYNIGAGFVPIRKPGKLPAETIKYEYALEYGTDTLEIHKDAITKGQRVAIVDDLLATGGTVLATAKLVEQLGGEVVSMNFLIELTFLNGKNVLKNYKTSSLVQY; encoded by the coding sequence ATGGACTTAAGAAGTAAGATTAGAGAAATTCAGGATTTTCCACAAGAGGGTATTAACTATAAGGATATAACTACTCTTTTAAAGGATAAAGAGGCCTTTAAATATTCAATTGATAAATTATCTGAGCAATTAAAGGATTTAAATGTTGATATTGTAGTTGGTCCAGAATCAAGAGGCTTTATATTTGGTTGCCCAGTGGCGTATAACATTGGGGCGGGTTTTGTTCCTATTAGAAAGCCTGGTAAGCTTCCTGCTGAAACTATTAAATATGAATATGCATTAGAATATGGAACTGATACTCTAGAAATACATAAGGATGCTATTACAAAAGGGCAAAGAGTAGCAATTGTTGACGATCTACTAGCAACAGGTGGGACAGTTTTAGCCACTGCTAAATTAGTTGAACAATTAGGCGGAGAAGTTGTTTCAATGAATTTTTTAATAGAATTAACCTTTTTAAACGGAAAAAATGTACTTAAAAATTATAAGACAAGCTCATTAGTTCAATATTAG
- a CDS encoding RelA/SpoT family protein, producing MLENFISMIEEYNPNCDVELIVKAYNFAEAAHEGQMRKSGERFFSHPVEVAKILIQLQMDSSTIAAGLLHDVIEDTYYGYKELRLEFGEEIAELVEGVTKLTRLSFESKEERQAENLRKMFIAMAKDIRVILIKLADRLHNMRTLKYQSDEKKKEKAMETLEIFAPIANRLGISRIKWELEDLCLRYIDTDGYYELVEKVAQKRKDREMFINTVISQLHEKLEEFEIESEISGRPKHFYSIYRKMKYQGKSFDEIFDFLAIRVLVGSIKDCYGVLGVVHTLWKPIPGRFKDYIAMPKPNMYQSLHTTVIGPKGDPFEIQIRTYEMHQIAEYGIAAHWKYKENKTDAEQADIDDKLAWLRQMLEWEKETKDPKEFMESLKIDLFTNEVFVFTPKGKVISLPTGSTPIDFAYKIHSDIGNKCVGAKVDGRIVPIDYKLKNGNIVEILTSSSSNGPSRDWLKIVKSSQAAARIKQWFKKERREENIVKGKELLDKELRRKGIILTEANLAKISNVISKKLSLPTEEDLYAAIGYGGITLNQVIPKIRDHIKKDAPKETIEELPQVSNQKQQHHDRKNKKSQGVTVKGIDNIMIRFARCCNPVPGDDIVGYITRGRGVSVHRSDCPSLKESAETTERYIEVDWDTTKPICFNVEIQIRASDRKGLLSELTKILSEARVTVTSLNARTNKEKIALLNLVLEITDTEDLDKLMTKFRHVKGVLDVFRVLT from the coding sequence ATGTTAGAAAATTTTATTAGTATGATAGAAGAATATAATCCTAACTGTGATGTGGAATTAATTGTTAAGGCGTACAACTTTGCAGAGGCTGCTCACGAAGGCCAAATGAGAAAGTCTGGAGAACGCTTTTTTTCACATCCAGTTGAAGTGGCAAAAATCCTAATCCAGCTACAAATGGATAGTAGTACAATTGCTGCAGGTTTATTACACGATGTCATTGAAGACACATATTATGGGTATAAGGAATTAAGGCTTGAATTCGGTGAAGAGATCGCTGAACTAGTGGAAGGCGTAACTAAATTGACTCGTCTTTCCTTTGAATCAAAGGAAGAACGACAGGCTGAAAATTTAAGAAAAATGTTTATTGCAATGGCTAAGGATATAAGAGTTATCCTTATAAAATTAGCAGATAGACTACATAATATGAGAACTTTAAAGTATCAGAGTGATGAAAAGAAAAAAGAGAAAGCAATGGAGACTCTAGAAATTTTTGCCCCTATAGCTAATAGGTTAGGTATATCTAGAATTAAGTGGGAATTAGAAGATCTATGCTTAAGGTATATTGATACAGATGGCTATTACGAATTAGTAGAAAAAGTAGCACAAAAACGTAAAGACAGAGAAATGTTTATAAATACGGTAATAAGTCAGCTACATGAAAAGCTAGAGGAATTTGAAATAGAAAGTGAAATTTCAGGTAGACCTAAGCATTTCTATAGCATCTATAGAAAAATGAAGTATCAAGGTAAGTCCTTTGATGAAATATTTGACTTTTTGGCTATTAGGGTTTTAGTTGGATCTATTAAAGATTGCTATGGGGTTTTAGGTGTTGTACACACCCTATGGAAGCCAATACCAGGCAGATTTAAGGATTATATTGCTATGCCAAAACCTAATATGTATCAATCTTTACATACAACGGTTATTGGTCCAAAGGGCGACCCATTTGAAATACAGATTAGAACATATGAAATGCACCAAATTGCTGAATATGGTATTGCTGCCCATTGGAAGTATAAGGAAAATAAAACTGATGCGGAGCAAGCAGATATAGATGATAAATTAGCATGGCTAAGACAGATGCTTGAGTGGGAAAAGGAAACTAAAGATCCTAAAGAATTTATGGAGTCATTAAAAATTGACCTATTTACTAATGAGGTATTTGTATTTACTCCAAAGGGTAAGGTTATTAGTTTACCAACCGGCTCTACTCCAATAGATTTTGCATATAAGATTCACTCTGATATTGGAAATAAATGTGTAGGTGCTAAAGTTGATGGAAGAATAGTACCAATAGACTATAAGCTTAAAAATGGTAATATAGTCGAAATTTTAACATCTTCAAGCAGTAATGGTCCAAGTAGGGATTGGCTTAAAATTGTTAAGAGCTCTCAGGCTGCTGCAAGAATTAAGCAATGGTTTAAAAAAGAGCGAAGAGAAGAAAATATTGTAAAGGGTAAAGAGCTCCTAGATAAAGAGCTTAGAAGAAAAGGAATAATTTTGACTGAAGCTAATTTAGCTAAAATATCAAATGTCATTTCTAAAAAATTAAGCTTACCAACTGAAGAAGACCTATATGCGGCAATAGGTTATGGTGGAATTACATTAAACCAAGTAATACCTAAAATAAGGGACCATATTAAGAAAGATGCACCTAAGGAAACTATTGAAGAATTACCACAAGTAAGTAACCAAAAACAACAACATCATGATCGAAAGAATAAGAAGAGCCAAGGTGTTACAGTTAAGGGAATAGATAACATAATGATTAGATTTGCAAGATGTTGTAATCCAGTGCCAGGTGATGACATAGTGGGATATATAACTAGAGGCAGAGGGGTTTCGGTTCATAGAAGCGACTGCCCAAGTTTAAAAGAAAGTGCTGAAACTACAGAGAGATATATTGAAGTTGATTGGGATACTACAAAGCCTATTTGCTTTAATGTGGAAATCCAAATTAGAGCTAGTGATAGAAAAGGACTGCTATCCGAACTAACAAAAATTCTATCAGAAGCAAGAGTCACTGTAACTTCACTAAATGCTAGAACTAATAAAGAAAAAATCGCCTTATTAAATCTAGTATTAGAAATTACAGATACAGAGGATCTAGATAAGCTTATGACTAAATTTAGACACGTTAAGGGAGTACTAGATGTATTTAGGGTTTTAACGTAG
- the dtd gene encoding D-aminoacyl-tRNA deacylase: MRAVVQRISQGKVEVNNQLTGEIEKGLLVYLGISADDTVEDIKYMVEKVINLRIFEDSEEKMNLSLIDTNGRLLLVSQFTLMGDCRKGRRPNFSEAARPEKAQELYNIFIEECKINNIIVETGVFQAHMMVHSINDGPVTVLIDSKKLF, translated from the coding sequence ATGAGGGCTGTAGTACAAAGAATAAGTCAAGGTAAAGTTGAGGTAAATAATCAATTAACTGGGGAAATCGAAAAGGGCCTTTTAGTATATTTAGGAATATCTGCAGATGATACTGTAGAAGATATAAAATATATGGTTGAGAAAGTAATCAACCTTAGAATATTTGAAGATAGTGAAGAAAAAATGAATTTATCATTAATAGATACAAATGGTAGGCTTCTATTGGTATCTCAATTCACACTTATGGGGGATTGTAGAAAAGGTAGAAGACCAAACTTTAGTGAAGCTGCAAGACCAGAAAAGGCTCAGGAGCTTTACAATATTTTTATTGAAGAATGCAAGATAAACAACATAATAGTTGAAACCGGGGTTTTTCAAGCTCATATGATGGTTCACTCGATTAATGATGGACCAGTTACAGTACTTATAGATAGTAAAAAATTATTTTAG
- a CDS encoding MBL fold metallo-hydrolase: MILERVVVGSYAVNCYIVGDEKTREAIVVDPGADGKAILAAVNKHNLKVKYIILTHAHGDHIGALDVVKAETKAPVLLHQNDDGMLQDKNRNFTSFMGGKAIEMGADQFLNDGDVLNIGDMELKIIHTPGHSKGGICILFENVLICGDSLFAGSIGRTDLEGGNYAQLIQAIKDKILVLDDSINVLPGHGPTSTIGRERVSNPFLS; the protein is encoded by the coding sequence ATGATATTAGAAAGAGTAGTAGTTGGATCATATGCAGTAAATTGTTATATTGTTGGTGACGAAAAAACTAGGGAAGCGATTGTAGTTGATCCTGGAGCTGATGGAAAGGCTATCTTAGCAGCTGTAAATAAACATAACTTAAAAGTTAAATATATAATACTTACTCATGCCCATGGAGATCACATTGGGGCATTAGATGTAGTAAAGGCCGAAACTAAAGCACCAGTTCTTTTACATCAAAATGATGATGGAATGCTTCAAGATAAAAATAGAAATTTCACATCTTTTATGGGTGGTAAGGCTATTGAGATGGGAGCAGATCAATTCCTTAATGATGGTGATGTTTTAAATATTGGAGATATGGAACTTAAAATTATACATACACCAGGACACTCTAAGGGTGGAATATGTATTTTATTTGAAAATGTTTTAATTTGTGGGGACTCCTTATTTGCTGGTTCTATTGGTAGAACAGATTTAGAAGGTGGAAATTATGCTCAACTAATTCAAGCAATTAAAGATAAAATATTGGTATTAGATGATAGCATCAATGTACTACCAGGTCATGGGCCTACGTCTACAATTGGTAGAGAAAGAGTTTCAAATCCATTTTTAAGTTAA